A section of the Phycodurus eques isolate BA_2022a chromosome 4, UOR_Pequ_1.1, whole genome shotgun sequence genome encodes:
- the sphk2 gene encoding sphingosine kinase 2 isoform X2, with protein sequence MAETRPEAERWSAAVQCLLRGVPVTAETEFSRSLLPRPRRLLLLVNPFSGRGQAMQWCQTRILPMIREANISYNLIQTERQNHARELIREISLPEWDGVIIISGDGLLHEVINGLMERADWEQAIKTPVGILPCGSGNALAGSINHHAGYDMCLREPLLLNCCFLLCRGGVRPMDLVSVTTSPPTINNSRAATAVPRRLFSFLSVAWGFVSDVDIESERYRGLGSARFTLGTLVRIASLRSYKGRLSYLPPSIMASSPDATPPLPRRPLSRSITEGLEGFCKNPIHRTSSDMGISEQRSLRRGEGEQEKEERQRERERRRERARGGGTGVVRASSLMEDREKEKEGEVEMEEERLKGERGDCNMGGDAGLAQIKDEQEDEGRTEEDSSEMEEEHQAGDGKDRVKGEGVVHAQELGEGLDADEGSFTYQDGLQETKQALRKNSAPSSQIANTLFGQADCDSSPSYGVEDMDLNGRYYQKEDYPLDVARERALTISSPFRHSPFSYKPRTVDQNQNSSRPRPLSLLQHSHSNSLPPKLPSLSLSLSPTPPSSPSCASPHSSSYLVPRPNTPGSTSPSPPIRTPSSSFNFDIAEPAGPLKNRPYVTLPLNVPRDDLLPSLDQPLPTRDWITIEGDFVLVLALYQSHLGADLHAAPQARFDDGLIHLTFVRAGISRATLLRLFFAMERGTHHSVSSPYVSHVSCRAFRLQPLSTRGTLTVDGELVPYGPLQAQVHPSMARLIVGDSGLEVTRF encoded by the exons AATTTTCCAGAAGCCTCCTACCTCGTCCCAGGCGACTACTACTGCTGGTCAATCCCTTCAGCGGGAGAGGACAGGCAATGCAGTGGTGTCAGACGCGCATCCTGCCTATGATTAGAGAGGCCAACATCAGCTATAACTTGATACAAACAG AGCGTCAGAACCACGCCAGAGAGCTTATCAGGGAGATATCACTCCCAGAGTGGGACGGTGTCATCATCATTTCTGGAGATGGCCTCCTGCACGAG GTGATAAACGGCTTAATGGAGCGTGCTGATTGGGAGCAAGCAATAAAAACGCCCGTTGGCATTCTGCCCTGTGGCTCTGGCAACGCACTGgctggttccatcaatcaccaTGCAGG GTATGACATGTGTCTTCGGGAGCCTCTCCTTTTGAActgctgcttcctgttgtgtCGCGGCGGCGTGCGGCCGATGGACCTGGTCTCCGTGACGACTAGCCCACCCACCATCAACAACAGTCGAGCTGCTACTGCAGTGCCCAGGAGGCTCTTTTCTTTCCTGTCCGTCGCCTGGGGATTCGTGTCGGATGTGGACATTGAAAGTGAGAG GTATCGTGGCCTGGGCTCAGCACGTTTCACTCTGGGCACGTTGGTGCGCATCGCTTCCCTCCGCTCCTACAAGGGTCGTCTGTCCTACCTCCctccgtccatcatggcctcATCGCCCGACGCCACGCCTCCCCTGCCGAGGAGGCCCCTCTCCCGCAGCATCACCGAGGGCCTGGAAGGCTTTTGCAAAAACCCCATCCATCGCACCTCCTCTGACATGGGCATCAGCGAACAGAGGAGTCTGCGACGGGGCGAGGGAGAGCAGGAGAAGGAGGAGAGGCAACGGGAAAGAGAGAGGAGACGTGAGCGAGCCCGGGGAGGAGGAACTGGCGTGGTGAGGGCCAGCAGCCTGATGGAGGACAGGGAGAAGGAAAAGGAGGGGGAGGTAGAGATGGAAGAGGAGAGGCTGAAGGGTGAAAGGGGTGATTGTAACATGGGAGGGGATGCTGGATTGGCACAGATAAAAGATGAACAGGAGGATGAGGGAAGAACAGAGGAGGACTCTAGTGAGATGGAGGAGGAGCATCAGGCGGGTGATGGGAAAGACCGTGTAAAGGGTGAGGGGGTGGTACATGCTCAAGAGCTTGGTGAGGGCCTGGACGCAGACGAAGGTTCCTTCACCTACCAGGATGGACTCCAGGAAACCAAACAGGCCCTCAGGAAGAACTCTGCTCCTTCAAGCCAGATCGCCAACACTCTTTTCGGTCAAGCTGACTGCGATTCCAGCCCCTCCTATGGGGTGGAGGATATGGACCTGAATGGAAGGTACTACCAGAAAGAGGATTACCCTctcgatgtggcccgtgaacgAGCCCTCACCATCTCCTCCCCCTTTCGTCACTCCCCCTTCTCCTATAAACCCAGAACTGTGGACCAGAACCAAAACTCTTCACGGCCGAGGCCCCTCTCACTCCTGCAGCACTCCCACTCCAACTCCCTGCCTCCTAAACTTCCCTCCCTGTCCCTCTCTCTGTCCCCTACACCTCCATCTTCACCTTCATGTGCCTCCCCACACTCCTCGTCATACCTAGTCCCGCGCCCCAACACTCCTGGGTCCACCTCTCCATCGCCCCCCATACGCACGCCTTCCTCGTCTTTCAACTTTGACATCGCCGAGCCAGCCGGACCCCTCAAGAACCGTCCTTACGTCACACTGCCTTTAAATGTCCCGAGAGATGACTTGTTGCCCTCTCTGGACCAACCCCTTCCCACACGAGACTGGATCACTATAGAGGGGGACTTTGTCCTGGTCCTGGCCCTCTATCAGAGCCATCTGGGAGCTGACCTCCACGCCGCTCCGCAGGCCAGGTTTGACGATGGACTTATCCACCTGACCTTTGTGCGGGCGGGCATATCCAGAGCCACATTACTCCGACTGTTCTTTGCCATGGAGAGAGGAACGCACCACTCTGTCAGCTCACCATATGTCAGCCACGTTTCCTGTCGCGCCTTTAGGCTGCAGCCTCTGTCTACACGCGGGACCCTCACTGTGGACGGAGAACTGGTGCCTTATGGGCCCTTGCAAGCGCAG